A window of the Trichoderma asperellum chromosome 4, complete sequence genome harbors these coding sequences:
- a CDS encoding uncharacterized protein (EggNog:ENOG41), with protein sequence MDVTSLLNTSRQPSYSGGSIEGSSPQLGHDRVVSAPNMLQSPCIEDAKDSPNRPKWRNAKLWDGREKTASRIDELDPLSRRTVLPVSPKNIHKTIFETNGRSRQPSTDSIFAVISPPPIHLARHSLPYDNTRICSTRLPHRDQRASYSGESSTIPRHKISISSSNFTSPDSPQSEEYHSRLSSVASVSGISSMSIPVAEMPSIDAKLLEARNVPSSYGITSQPPSPPLTENGSAVVQSRSGRIKQFLDNSSTAILNWNNLDKPSLFGQNSRSDLITRPLYHRRATSAPVLASRFTKSASNALKRHHLMPSSIRSEMDQAVLKSLPAQAEAPRPAIPSGYPKLDAKCHVLSHQATRNGHTKEAVNRLHACDADLQSEDRVSDPASDTVPLSQQDHSMGGEVPIDALSAGPTAPLEEEPRCMFVDDCQTGSQLRKAISHLFGRNKACTLRIPKHVWVYYCRKHYQRIRYRNAKTYPLNQMHLVKMQITRLQKWSETNRRQGSGPYIRLWTLTLRKREQNRLDKEGGPVDEGDDDTLEAQNSSAAPEWVIQRLGTGYTTEQMLEVAERLHQEIEDGILGQVPEIEFLPDIVESDGGGIAKLIRTRKQIRTVAAEGQSRASKRKNSETADSVTQSRFTAFNQHGMDVFESPSRKRIRIGPPLADRRKQSLPMSLPSIVMPSASSQYAVPRTLPAIPRMQALPPDHAYGPDADMHGLSSSRAGPNGFYGHDSQPYTSHYQAGVSSAQSSIYQRDGDYQRQHQRLPSISDHLSAASSYSAASPYRVSGSFNENPNMPRPPHLRSYSSNVATTQSTFEYLRPISSSGAGQLDLGSFDSRATAGDLSYIPSTRGYALEQRLDPSHAYTRGWPQSSPSQQQNYYPSNSAQDHVARPYMDGSRAPTYYDSTIHRTTMKRAQHEEVRYGNAWPHTDQTVTRAAKGVRED encoded by the exons ATGGATGTGACATCGCTTCTTAATACTTCTCGACAACCCAGCTACAGTGGAGGCAGTATCGAGGGTTCATCACCCCAACTTGGCCATGACAGAGTTGTATCCGCCCCTAACATGTTACAAAGCCCTTGTATTGAGGATGCAAAAGATAGTCCAAATAGGCCGAAGTGGAGAAATGCTAAATTGTGGGATGGACGGGAAAAAACAGCATCTCGGATCGATGAATTAGATCCTCTGTCAAGAAGAACAGTGCTCCCCGTTTCGCCGAAGAATATTCATAAAACGATCTTTGAAACGAACGGCCGGTCAAGGCAGCCTTCAACAGATTCTATATTCGCCGTTATATCTCCGCCACCGATACATTTAGCAAGGCATAGCCTACCTTA TGACAACACTCGAATATGCTCAACTCG GCTGCCGCATCGAGATCAACGCGCTAGCTATTCGGGAGAAAGTTCGACAATTCCCAGGCACAAGATCtcaatcagcagcagcaactttaCATCGCCGGACTCGCCACAGTCGGAAGAATATCATTCGAGATTATCATCTGTAGCATCTGTCAGCGGGATATCGTCAATGAGCATACCCGTTGCGGAAATGCCATCGATCGATGCTAAGCTTTTGGAAGCTCGAAATGTTCCATCAAGTTATGGCATCACATCgcagcctccatctcctccactTACAGAAAATGGCTCAGCCGTAGTGCAAAGCAGGTCAGGAAGAATAAAGCAATTCCTTGACAACTCATCCACTGCTATTCTGAATTGGAACAATTTAGATAAGCCTTCACTCTTTGGGCAAAACTCACG TTCCGACCTGATCACTCGCCCTCTATATCACAGAAGAGCTACATCTGCTCCTGTTCTTGCCTCCCGCTTTACAAAATCAGCGTCAAACGCGTTAAAACGCCACCATCTCATGCCTTCATCTATTCGATCAGAGATGGACCAGGCTGTGCTGAAAAGCCTACCGGCCCAGGCAGAAGCGCCTAGACCAGCCATCCCCAGCGGCTACCCGAAACTCGATGCGAAATGCCATGTACTGAGCCATCAGGCAACAAGAAATGGTCACACAAAGGAAGCTGTTAACCGCCTGCATGCTTGTGATGCTGACTTACAATCAGAAGATCGAGTCTCTGACCCGGCATCTGATACTGTTCCTTTATCACAGCAAGACCACAGCATGGGCGGAGAAGTGCCTATCGATGCCTTGAGCGCGGGACCAACGGCTCCGCTTGAAGAAGAACCTCGATGCATGTTTGTTGATGACTGTCAAACCGGCTCGCAATTACGCAAAGCCATCTCACATCTCTTTGGACGGAACAAGGCCTGTACGCTTCGTATCCCAAAGCATGTGTGGGTGTACTATTGCCGTAAACACTATCAACGGATTAGGTATCGAAATGCCAAGACATACCCTCTCAATCAGATGCATCTTGTTAAGATGCAGATCACTCGACTTCAGAAGTGGAGCGAAACCAACCGACGCCAGGGATCCGGCCCTTACATCAGGCTTTGGACCCTGACATTGCGCAAGCGAGAGCAAAACCGTCTTGACAAGGAAGGCGGCCCGGTAGATGAAGGCGACGACGATACCTTGGAGGCTCAAAACAGCTCGGCTGCTCCAGAATGGGTCATCCAGCGTCTAGGAACCGGATATACGACTGAGCAAATGCTCGAGGTGGCAGAGCGCCTGCACCAAGAGATTGAAGATGGGATTCTTGGGCAGGTTCCTGAAATTGAATTTCTGCCTGACATCGTCGAGTCGGATGGCGGAGGTATTGCAAAGCTTATCAGAACCCGCAAGCAAATCCGTACAGTTGCTGCTGAAGGACAAAGCAGAGCATCCAAGCGAAAAAATTCTGAGACAGCAGACTCTGTCACCCAAAGCCGCTTCACGGCTTTCAACCAGCACGGTATGGACGTATTCGAGAGCCCGTCGAGAAAGCGAATACGCATCGGGCCTCCTCTGGCAGACCGGCGCAAACAATCTCTTCCAATGTCGCTTCCCTCTATTGTAATGCCGTCTGCTAGTTCTCAGTATGCTGTGCCGCGCACTCTACCCGCGATTCCCAGAATGCAGGCACTGCCTCCGGATCATGCTTATGGACCTGATGCAGACATGCATGGGCTTTCTTCTAGCCGGGCCGGTCCAAATGGTTTCTATGGCCACGATTCACAGCCGTATACAAGTCACTATCAGGCTGGCGTCAGTTCTGCACAGTCATCCATCTACCAGCGAGATGGAGATTATCAGAGACAACACCAGAGGCTGCCGTCGATCAGTGATCATTTATCGGCGGCAAGCAGTTACTCGGCTGCTTCGCCTTATAGAGTCTCCGGGTCATTCAATGAGAACCCAAATATGCCACGACCTCCTCACTTGCGATCCTATAGCTCAAACGTTGCCACTACTCAATCCACCTTCGAATATCTCCGTCCTATTAGTTCTAGCGGCGCCGGGCAGCTTGATCTGGGGTCTTTCGATAGTAGAGCAACGGCGGGagatttaagttatataccGAGCACTCGCGGCTATGCTCTAGAGCAACGGCTTGACCCAAGTCACGCATACACCAGGGGCTGGCCTCAGAGCTCACCTTCCCAGCAGCAAAATTATTATCCTTCTAACTCGGCACAAGATCATGTTGCTCGCCCTTACATGGATGGCTCACGAGCTCCGACTTACTATGATTCGACGATCCATCGAACTACGATGAAGAGAGCTCAGCATGAAGAAGTCCGATACGGCAATGCCTGGCCTCATACCGATCAAACCGTCACGAGGGCGGCTAAAGGCGTGCGTGAGGATTAG
- a CDS encoding uncharacterized protein (EggNog:ENOG41), with product MPPRFRLRPGSVSDLNHAVRLYDACLGSDKLIQILFPGRREQDPVGFKTHLYRLYAKRFWSVEWMFTFIVKEAGQEGEEEEEEVVGFSCWKKPAGEIGFAERWFSIFAWIAPVVRNFIALQTKLCPTVDLYPATAFDRCFPPIEEALFVDKKPKEWWYLSTLAVHPSYQGHGLGGLLMNEGLDMADAYQQKKSQGDGVTRGKVWLIGLRGTDAFYMRFGFKEVGRANVGELSEWDGGLVMFRE from the exons atgcctcCACGATTTCGCCTCCGCCCAGGCTCCGTCTCAGACTTAAACCACGCGGTGCGTCTCTATGATGCTTGTCTCGGCTCTGACAAGTTGATCCAGATCTTGTTCCCGGGGAGGAGGGAACAAGACCCAGTGGGATTCAAGACCCACCTGTATAGACTGTATGCCAAGCGGTTCTGGTCCGTGGAATGGATGTTTACCTTCATCGTCAAGGAGGCTGGtcaagaaggcgaagaggaagaagaggaggttgTGGGCTTTTCGTGCTGGAAGAAGCCGGCGGGAGAAATTGGCTTTGCAGAGAGATGGTTTAGCATat TCGCCTGGATCGCCCCTGTAGTGCGAAACTTCATTGCCCTCCAAACCAAGCTCTGCCCCACCGTCGACTTATACCCAGCCACCGCCTTTGACCGCTGCTTCCCACCCATCGAAGAGGCCCTCTTCGTGGacaagaagcccaaggagTGGTGGTATCTCAGCACGCTGGCCGTGCACCCTTCTTATCAGGGCCATGGGCTCGGTGGCTTGCTCATGAATGAAGGGCTGGACATGGCCGACGCGTatcagcagaagaagagccagGGGGACGGAGTAACAAGGGGCAAGGTCTGGCTGATTGGCCTCAGAGGTACGGATGCGTTTTATATGAGATTTGGATTCAAGGAGGTTGGAAGGGCGAATGTGGGGGAATTGAGCGAGTGGGATGGAGGACTTGTCATGTTTAGGGAgtag
- a CDS encoding uncharacterized protein (EggNog:ENOG41~TransMembrane:3 (i365-389o401-422i434-456o)) — MKYGDQLERESVPEWSLHNLDYNSLKHEIKVHTTRDQATALTIPGHQDTALQRFEDALFTELCNQHDRLDLFVFSKADEVSRRLDHIAASIKRFAAKSHHHADSPSASLRYQRKFIKYERELLRCREDIQALSRFVNAQIIAFRKILKKYRKWTGSSSLSSRFNEEVLSHPKSFTRRSFTDLQEKHDEIEEQLRHATPAFSEPSSPSSVDTPVAPLNQPSNSHRVTFDPLPPSCFDDTQPKYWNEYDDGSDAGGAEEEYAIYINPDQESSFPGLSYAQAIVSFPFEKAKEWFGKPQAAEQQPLFSSFSPRDSSSQGYGSMTAVHTDSEEEEAYASSDGFPTQGYTTHYALPSVTSQQLRRYRERVLFWGTMGCFGATFVFLGIAGILISTGRHKLRVEVDAGATVGAVVSLFCACSGLGMTLYREDQLSLSYRLVVWGTFIISCLLNGMLLILILGNTP; from the exons ATGAAATACGGCGATCAGCTGGAGAGGGAGTCTGTTCCTGAATGGAGCCTGC ATAATCTCGACTACAATTCTCTGAAACATGAGATCAAAGTCCACACAACCCGCGACCAGGCCACAGCCTTGACTATTCCCGGCCACCAAGATACTGCGCTGCAACGATTCGAGGATGCCCTGTTTACTGAGCTCTGCAACCAGCACGATCGCTTAGACTTATTTGTTTTCAGCAAGGCGGATGAGGTGTCAAGACGACTGG ACCATATTGCTGCCAGCATCAAGCGATTTGCCGCCAAGAGCCATCACCATGCCGACTCACCGAGTGCGTCGCTTAGGTACCAGCGCAAATTCATAAAATATGAGCGTGAATTGCTACGGTGTAGAGAGGATATCCAGGCCCTATCGCGCTTTGTTAATGCGCAAATCATTGCATTCCGCAAGATTCTGAAGAAATACAGA AAGTGGACTGGTTCTTCATCTTTAAGCTCCAGATTCAATGAGGAGGTCCTAAGTCACCCAAAGAGCTTTACACGGCGAAGCTTTACAGACCTCCAGGAAAAACACGACGAAATTGAAGAACAGCTTCGCCACGCCACACCAGCGTTTAGCGAACCGAGCTCTCCTTCATCCGTCGACACTCCCGTTGCCCCTTTGAACCAGCCTTCAAATTCGCATCGCGTCACTTTTGATCCTCTACCGCCGTCATGCTTCGATGACACACAGCCCAAATACTGGAACGAGTACGATGACGGCAGCGATGCAGGCGGCGCCGAAGAAGAGTACGCAATCTACATCAACCCCGACCAAGAATCAAGTTTCCCCGGTTTAAGCTACGCCCAAGCCATCGTATCGTTTCCCTTtgaaaaggcaaaggagtGGTTTGGTAAGCCGCAGGCTGCCGAGCAACAGCCCCTCTTTTCATCCTTCTCACCCAGGGACTCGAGTAGCCAGGGGTACGGTTCCATGACGGCGGTGCACACCGActccgaggaagaagaggcataCGCCAGCTCCGACGGCTTCCCCACACAAGGATATACCACGCATTATGCTCTGCCCAGCGTCaccagccagcagctgcgCCGCTACAGGGAGCGCGTCCTGTTCTGGGGCACCATGGGCTGTTTCGGTGCCACCTTTGTCTTTCTCGGCATTGCCGGCATTCTCATCTCGACGGGCCGACACAAGCTGCGAGTCGAGGTTGATGCCGGCGCTACTGTGGGAGCAGTGGTCAGCTTATTCTGTGCCTGCTCCGGCCTCGGTATGACGCTTTACCGAGAAGACCAGCTATCGCTATCTTACCGCCTCGTGGTCTGGGGGACCTTTATCATTTCCTGTCTTCTCAACGGCATGCTGCTCATCCTGATCCTGGGGAATACCCCATGA
- a CDS encoding uncharacterized protein (EggNog:ENOG41), translating into MVDLRHGEHRPIQTSAVIVLGASKCQSFPPPSPPTPSASPSTKEIGDPVDGFSLDGKPSREQSMQERRLHSGIHVLNTEAAALANLTKLYEVDAVARDGFNASIKAITRLAKTKGKLVIIGVGKSGHIGKKLVATFQSLAIRSVFLHPTEALHGDLGIVGPEDTLLFITYSGKTQELFLMLPHLDENLPTILLTSHMRRETCEFFKHRPNTILLPAPIPEPENVSFGVSAPSSSTTAALALGDALALTAAHELHSSVSTMFAKNHPGGAIGAAVAAVGRGPQTLGHISIPWDDVDVTEGLSGDDLVLSLLRAAYCSKTGWVRMGDEIAVPSLIRTLGDADMTRPIKDVPGITVSRHQMLAMSSETTVRQARDILEDMQSSPMEEHEQGIGGSGSVIAITHSGSIVGVLEVEQVLEYQDV; encoded by the coding sequence ATGGTTGACTTACGGCACGGCGAGCACAGACCCATCCAGACGAGTGCTGTCATCGTCCTGGGTGCTTCGAAATGCCAGTCATTCCCGCCTCCGTCTCCACCAACGCCTTCGGCTTCACCATCAACCAAAGAGATAGGCGATCCAGTCGATGGCTTCAGCTTAGACGGGAAACCGTCAAGGGAGCAATCTATGCAGGAGAGGAGACTTCACAGCGGCATCCACGTATTAAACACCGAGGCTGCCGCATTAGCCAATCTCACAAAGCTATACGAAGTTGACGCAGTTGCGCGAGATGGGTTCAATGCCTCCATCAAGGCGATTACACGCCTAGCTAAGACGAAAGGGAAGCTGGTTATAATCGGAGTCGGCAAATCCGGCCACATTGGAAAAAAACTAGTTGCAACATTCCAAAGCCTGGCAATTCGATCTGTATTTCTCCATCCCACTGAAGCTCTCCATGGGGACCTGGGCATTGTGGGACCGGAAGACACACTATTATTCATTACTTACTCCGGAAAGACACAGGAGCtcttcttgatgctgcctCACTTGGATGAGAACCTCCCTACAATTCTTCTGACTTCTCATATGAGACGAGAGACTTGCGAGTTTTTCAAGCATCGCCCCAATACGATCCTTTTACCGGCACCCATTCCCGAGCCTGAAAATGTATCGTTCGGGGTCTCGgcaccatcatcttcgaCAACAGCGGCTCTAGCATTGGGGGACGCGCTGGCTCTCACAGCTGCTCACGAGCTTCACTCGAGTGTCTCAACAATGTTTGCCAAAAACCACCCCGGCGGCGCTATTGGCGCTGCAGTCGCTGCAGTGGGTCGAGGGCCGCAAACTCTGGGTCACATTTCTATCCCATGGGACGATGTTGATGTAACCGAGGGGCTGAGTGGCGACGATCTTGTGTTGAGCCTGCTCCGGGCAGCGTACTGCTCGAAGACAGGATGGGTGAGAATGGGTGACGAGATTGCCGTCCCAAGCCTGATTCGAACATTGGGTGACGCAGACATGACGAGGCCAATCAAAGACGTACCAGGCATTACAGTGTCCCGCCATCAAATGCTGGCCATGTCGTCGGAGACAACGGTTCGCCAGGCGCGAGATATTTTAGAAGACATGCAATCATCTCCAATGGAAGAACATGAACAAGGAATTGGCGGATCTGGGTCAGTTATTGCAATTACACACAGCGGGAGCATTGTTGGCGTTTTGGAAGTTGAACAAGTCCTTGAGTATCAGGATGTATGA
- a CDS encoding uncharacterized protein (TransMembrane:1 (i36-57o)) encodes MESAKAIEKSSLLELLSAPRDDTRGQQGQRRGWRYYVGWSAMILFALLTGFHAFRWVTAPGAVYSSHMPRQIDDELVAKRLAASQRAQPLLLHHQYDGQKQVRLGGKAQAYSTSDSAKDGQYLIGVGKADITGPVVEINMMGYANFEQVGSGVRQRLYSRAFIVGDLHNPEDRFIYLVLDTQAGDTAVRYGILRGLQELGSDYAMYGHDNLAVTATHSHSGPGAWLNYLLPQITSLGFDKQSYQAIVDGCLLSIRRAHESLEPGSLTAGTTKVFGANINRSLYAYLANPAVERAKYNVSAEDDGSVEKDLTLLKFRRASDGKNIGVLTWFPTHGTSMLANNTLITGDNKGVAAYLFEKKVREREDETDDFVAGFSQANMGDASPNTLGEWCDDGSGERCDWISSSCKSTGRSRKCHARGPFFREQDEGAASCFEIGKKQYEAALDLYLSMDTMPANVKGSGVKAFHRFHDMSDFQFQLPNGSTARTCSAALGYSFAAGTWDEPGHYEITQHGSNDSNTNPAWRWIRWVIGAPSQEQIQCHSPKPILLNVGKTRFPYHWTPDIVDLQTFRVGQFIIIVSPGEATTMAGRRWKEAVAESSKIQLADEMGGNEPIVVFGGPSNTYTHYITTEQEYGRQRYEGASTLYGPHTLAAYIDRTKALLPLLRDDAPGRDSNSSDTGPLPPDNSDKSIGLNTGVLFDTTPQSHSFGDLIFNVGKNQFRRGEKVKATFVGANPRNNLRLEETYAAVEHRRHGESEWEIVRDDSDWALVYQWKRTSLFKGTSEATVVWDIEDWTKPGEYRLRYFGDARSIDGEITAFEGKSAAFMVR; translated from the exons ATGGAGTCGGCTAAAGCCATAGAGAAGAGCTCTCTTCTCGAGCTGCTTTCAGCGCCACGGGACGATACGCGCGGTCAGCAGGGACAGCGACGAGGATGGCGGTACTATGTTGGATGGTCTGCGATGATCCTTTTTGCATTGTTAACAGGGTTCCATGCATTTCGCTGGGTCACAGCGCCTGGCGCCGTCTACAGCAGTCATATGCCGCGGCAAATCGATGATGAGCTTGTGGCTAAAAGGCTAGCGGCTTCACAGCGAGCACAGCCTCTCCTGCTGCATCACCAGTATGATGGGCAAAAGCAAGTGAGGCTTGGAGGCAAAGCTCAGGCCTATAGCACGTCTGACAGTGCCAAAGATGGCCAGTATCTCATTGGAGTTGGAAAGGCCGACATCACGGGACCCGTTGTTGAAATCAACATGATGGGCTACGCCAACTTTGAACAGGTCGGCAGCGGTGTCCGCCAACGCCTCTACTCTCGGGCTTTTATCGTTGGTGACCTTCACAATCCGGAAGACAGATTCATCTATCTCGTTCTGGACACGCAGGCGGGCGACACTGCCGTCCGGTATGGTATCCTCCGAGGCCTTCAGGAGCTCGGGTCTGATTACGCCATGTATGGACACGACAACCTGGCCGTCACTGCgactcactctcactctggACCCGGCGCCTGGCTCAACTATCTTCTACCCCAGATCACTAGCTTGGGGTTCGACAAGCAGAGCTATCAAGCTATTGTCGATGGTTGCTTATTATCGATCCGCCGTGCACATGAGAGCTTGGAGCCAGGTAGCTTAACCGCAGGCACCACCAAGGTCTTTGGCGCCAATATCAATAGAAGTCTCTACGCATATCTTGCTAATCCAGCAGTGGAAAGGGCCAAGTACAACGTCAGCGCGGAAGACGATGGGTCTGTGGAGAAGGACTTGACTCTGCTTAAATTTAGAAGGGCATCCGATGGCAAAAACATTGGCGTGCTTACTTGGTTCCCCACCCATGGCACTTCCATGTTGGCTAACAACACCTTAATCACGGGAGACAACAAAGGCGTGGCCGCTTACCTCTTTGAGAAAAAAGTGcgtgaaagagaagatgagaCGGACGACTTTGTTGCCGGCTTTTCTCAGGCGAACATGGGCGATGCTAGCCCCAATACGCTTGGTGAGTGGTGTGACGATGGCTCTGGCGAGAGGTGCGACTGGATATCAAGCTCTTGCAAGAGCAccggaagaagcagaaaatgcCATGCAAGAGGCCCCTTCTTTAGAGAACAGGATGAAGGAGCTGCATCCTGTTTTGAGATTGGCAAGAAGCAGTACGAAGCCGCCCTCGACCTGTACCTTTCGATGGACACCATGCCTGCAAACGTAAAGGGGTCAGGCGTCAAGGCATTTCACCGCTTCCATGACATGTCCGATTTTCAATTCCAGCTGCCCAATGGCTCAACGGCTCGCACATGTTCAGCGGCGCTGGGCTACTCTTTCGCAGCCGGCACCTGGGATGAACCAGGGCACTACGAGATCACACAGCATGGCTCCAATGATTCAAACACAAATCCTGCTTGGAGATGGATACGATGGGTTATTGGAGCTCCCAGCCAGGAGCAGATCCAATGCCATTCCCCAAAGCCTATCCTCCTGAACGTTGGCAAGACTCGATTTCCGTACCACTGGACACCGGATATTGTAGACCTGCAAACTTTCCGAGTCGGCCAGTTTATTATCATTGTTAGCCCCGGAGAAGCAACGACAATGGCTGGCCGTCGATGGAAAGAAGCGGTTGCTGAGAGCAGCAAAATTCAGTTGGCAGACGAAATGGGTGGCAATGAGCCCATTGTGGTTTTTGGAGGACCCAGCAACACGTACACTCACTATATCACAACAGAACAGGAATATGG TCGCCAACGCTACGAGGGGGCCTCAACTTTGTATGGGCCACATACCCTTGCGGCTTACATAGATCGAACCAAggctctgcttcctcttttgAGGGACGATGCTCCCGGTAGAGATTCTAATTCCAGTGATACTGGACCCCTGCCCCCAGACAATAGCGATAAATCCATTGGTCTGAACACGGGTGTCCTGTTTGATACAACTCCACAGTCTCATTCATTTGGAGATTTGATTTTCAACGTTGGCAAGAACCAGTTTAGACGCGGAGAAAAGGTTAAGGCGACGTTTGTTGGAGCCAATCCGCGAAATAACTTGCGACTAGAAGAGACGTATGCCGCCGTTGAGCATCGTCGTCATGGTGAATCAGAGTGGGAAATCGTACGCGATGACTCGGACTGGGCACTGGTCTACCAATGGAAGAGAACCAGTCTATTCAAGGGCACCAGCGAAGCGACTGTTGTATGGGACATTGAGGATTGGACCAAGCCAGGAGAATACAGGCTTCGCTACTTTGGCGATGCCAGGTCCATTGATGGTGAGATTACGGCGTTTGAAGGTAAAAGCGCGGCGTTTATGGTCAGGTAA
- a CDS encoding uncharacterized protein (EggNog:ENOG41): MGADGMGLIKMPSRHWRAAVIVGCTLLLALPLYQLRDHQAAGYYKQYIYDHLPAYLQGPGVYNNTLYHEGTEAAVHSRWNFSSPCHGFPNMDNIMLVMKTGATEAYDKLPTQLLTGLQCIDDFLIFSDLEQQIGKYHIYDVLDRVDPKIRDKYEEFKLYEAQKECPVSQKDCTADMEGGWELDKFKFLNMVVRTWELRPDRDWYVFAEADTYVVWPTLVHWLRNKVNPRDNVYIGSVAMMAGFPFAHGGSGYIVSGALMRKMAGIPDIAKFDDMAGDECCGDVLFSKAAKEVGTKVMNAHPMFNGEKPNTLPYGPGHWCEPLFTMHHMNSEEISGVWQYEQTRTNKDLMQIREMYYAFFAPKMVQHRKDWDNLSDDTCYIAPDEESQKKAPGAARDRQKKEQDKNVVQKHAHNSPAACAKVCESEGLDIPADEFEKLDTETDRSQLIRSKYDQKAGDKGFKKDRKCFQWRFQKGVCCTSKSFKLGKPKREKEDKDKMTSGWFIRGINDWIETQGECPLDWRNPH; this comes from the exons ATGGGCGCCGACGGCATGGGCCTCATCAAGATGCCGTCCCGCCACTGGCGGGCTGCCGTCATCGTGGGCTGCACTCTGCTCTTGGCCCTGCCGCTCTACCAGCTGCGCGACCACCAGGCCGCCGGATACTACAAGCAGTACATCTACGACCACCTGCCGGCCTATCTCCAGGGCCCGGGAGTCTACAACAACACGCTCTACCACGAGGGGACCGAGGCGGCCGTGCACTCGCGGTGGAACTTCAGCTCGCCATGCCACGGCTTCCCCAACATGGACAACATCATGCTGGTCATGAAGACGGGCGCCACCGAGGCCTACGACAAGCTGCCCACGCAGCTGCTCACCGGCCTGCAGTGCATCGACGACTTTTTGATCTTTTCGGATCTG gagcagcagatTGGCAAATATCACATCTACGACGTCCTCGACAGGGTCGACCCCAAGATCCGGGACAAGTACGAAGAGTTCAAGCTCTACGAAGCCCAGAAGGAATGTCCCGTCTCGCAGAAGGACTGCACAGCCGATATGGAGGGCGGCTGGGAGTTGGATAAGTTCAAGTTCCTCAACATGGTGGTGCGGACGTGGGAGCTGCGTCCCGACCGCGACTGGTATGTCTTCGCCGAGGCCGATACCTACGTCGTGTGGCCGACTCTGGTCCACTGGCTGCGCAACAAGGTCAACCCCCGGGACAACGTCTACATCGGCAGCGTTGCCATGATGGCCGGCTTCCCCTTTGCccacggcggcagcggctacATTGTCTCCGGCGCCCTTATGCGCAAGATGGCGGGGATTCCAGATATTGCAAAGTTCGACGACATGGCTGGCGACGAATGCTGTGGCGATGTGCTCTTCTCCAAGGCTGCTAAGGAGGTTGGCACCAAGGTCATGAACGCACACCCCATGTTCAACGGCGAGAAGCCCAACACGCTGCCCTACGGACCTGGTCATTGGTGTGAGCCTCTCTTCACCATGCACCACATGAACTCTGAGGAGATCAGCGGCGTTTGGCAGTATGAACAAACACGCACCAATAAG GATCTGATGCAAATTCGAGAGATGTACTACGCCTTTTTCGCCCCCAAGATGGTTCAGCACCGCAAGGACTGGGACAACCTATCAGACGATACTTGCTACATTGCTCCCGACGAGGAGAGCCAGAAGAAGGCCCCGGGTGCCGCCAGAGACCGTCAGAAAAAGGAGCAAGACAAGAACGTTGTCCAGAAACACGCGCACAACTCACCCGCTGCTTGTGCCAAAGTGTGCGAGTCCGAAGGGCTCGATATCCCCGCAGACGAATTCGAAAAGCTGGATACAGAGACGGATCGTAGCCAGCTGATTCGATCCAAGTACGACCAGAAGGCCGGAGACAAGGGCTTCAAAAAGGATCGCAAATGCTTCCAGTGGCGATTCCAAAAGGGTGTGTGCTGCACGAGCAAGAGCTTCAAGCTCGGCAAGCccaagagggagaaggaagacaaggacaagatgACGAGCGGTTGGTTCATCAGGGGTATCAACGACTGGATCGAGACACAAGGAGAGTGTCCCTTGGACTGGAGAAATCCtcattaa